From Streptomyces sp. NBC_00690, a single genomic window includes:
- a CDS encoding antibiotic biosynthesis monooxygenase family protein, translating into MPSVVKINVLTVPAEQREVLEKRFASRAGAVEGADGFEWFELLRPVEGTDQYLVYTRWRSEADFEAWMSGSMRSAHGQGGTEGEARKPAATGSTVWSFEVVQTAAPRSSGAES; encoded by the coding sequence GTGCCCAGCGTCGTAAAGATCAACGTTCTGACCGTCCCCGCCGAGCAGCGTGAGGTGCTGGAGAAGCGGTTCGCGTCCCGGGCCGGTGCCGTGGAGGGCGCCGATGGTTTCGAGTGGTTCGAGTTGCTGCGCCCGGTCGAGGGCACCGATCAGTACCTCGTCTACACCCGCTGGCGCAGTGAGGCGGACTTCGAGGCGTGGATGTCGGGTTCGATGCGCAGTGCACACGGCCAGGGCGGGACGGAGGGCGAGGCGCGCAAGCCGGCCGCCACCGGGTCGACCGTATGGTCCTTCGAGGTCGTCCAGACGGCCGCGCCGCGGTCTTCGGGCGCCGAGAGCTAG
- a CDS encoding VanZ family protein yields the protein MFTAIFQNHYGYLATLVLIALLLGGAAWWIFRRLGNPHAGWWAGLVATITGVLGVTFMGSGRASGQCVINHDFTQPFQATQGLWNLAMTVPLGLFALLASRRPLPALVGVVALPLAIEFTQAEVSGLGRVCDSSDAQMNILGGLVGLAVAAFVIARRTPLDWRAGTKASLIASAVLLALGAGVARPMLTFSHVDGTGLSAADSGQVRAVEQVVEEAFGDRYALGRVQDQPCVGAPCRNVVFVLLSRDKRHPKAFSNGTLSWPDKKHLNVLLKDSDRPSVMGYPVPGAKAPSNEREAYGIAQSYMRERYPWGADAVEHKTYPVGGKAELGWMTSWRWVHNDVLMPRMLDVQVDRTGHVSQVDVTLGPKRLTLDKAKLSAEQAEKAARAAMIARLGPRGEGIEDDLRGDAFTLKAVERKGIWRPEWLVNLSIGAPVPDPDPDASQTTELWRVDAVTGQVYDSADVAVKAD from the coding sequence GTGTTTACCGCGATCTTCCAGAACCACTACGGCTACTTAGCCACCCTCGTGCTCATAGCCCTCCTCCTGGGGGGTGCCGCATGGTGGATCTTCCGTCGGTTGGGCAACCCCCACGCGGGGTGGTGGGCCGGGCTTGTCGCCACGATCACCGGTGTGCTCGGTGTCACCTTCATGGGCAGCGGCAGGGCCAGCGGCCAGTGCGTCATCAACCATGACTTCACCCAGCCCTTCCAAGCGACGCAGGGGCTGTGGAACCTCGCCATGACGGTCCCGCTCGGGCTCTTCGCCCTGCTGGCCTCGCGCCGACCGTTGCCTGCGCTCGTGGGCGTTGTGGCGCTGCCCCTGGCCATCGAGTTCACCCAGGCCGAGGTGAGCGGTCTGGGGCGGGTGTGCGACAGCTCGGACGCCCAGATGAACATCCTGGGTGGCCTGGTGGGACTGGCGGTCGCCGCCTTCGTCATCGCCAGGCGGACGCCGCTCGACTGGCGCGCCGGTACGAAGGCGTCGCTGATCGCCTCCGCGGTGCTGCTGGCGCTGGGGGCCGGTGTGGCCCGCCCGATGCTGACCTTCTCGCACGTGGACGGCACGGGTCTGTCGGCTGCGGACTCCGGGCAAGTGCGGGCCGTGGAGCAGGTGGTGGAAGAGGCGTTCGGTGATCGGTATGCGCTGGGCCGGGTGCAGGACCAGCCGTGTGTGGGGGCGCCGTGCAGGAACGTCGTCTTCGTCCTGCTCAGCCGGGACAAACGGCACCCGAAGGCGTTCAGCAACGGCACTCTGTCCTGGCCGGACAAGAAGCACCTGAACGTGCTCCTGAAGGACAGCGACCGTCCCAGCGTCATGGGGTACCCCGTCCCGGGGGCGAAGGCGCCGTCCAATGAACGGGAGGCATACGGCATCGCGCAGTCGTACATGCGCGAGCGCTACCCGTGGGGTGCGGACGCTGTCGAGCACAAGACATATCCGGTGGGCGGGAAGGCGGAGCTGGGGTGGATGACCAGTTGGCGCTGGGTCCACAACGATGTGCTGATGCCGAGGATGCTGGATGTGCAGGTCGACAGGACCGGGCACGTCTCACAGGTGGATGTGACGCTCGGTCCCAAGCGATTGACGCTCGACAAGGCGAAGCTGAGCGCAGAGCAGGCTGAGAAGGCGGCGCGGGCCGCGATGATCGCCCGGCTCGGCCCCCGCGGAGAAGGCATCGAGGACGATCTCCGAGGCGATGCGTTCACGCTCAAAGCGGTCGAACGGAAGGGCATCTGGCGTCCCGAGTGGTTGGTCAACCTGTCGATCGGCGCGCCCGTGCCCGACCCCGACCCTGATGCTTCACAGACGACGGAACTGTGGCGCGTGGACGCTGTGACAGGACAGGTGTACGACAGCGCCGATGTCGCGGTGAAGGCTGATTGA
- a CDS encoding MFS transporter, which produces MAQEVSTTPTSPAPGEGQNRRQVLVAIGALLLGLLLAALDQTIVSTALPTIVSELGGLDHLSWVVTAYMLASTAATPLWGKLGDQYGRKKLFQSAIVIFLIGSALCGVAQNMAQLIGFRALQGLGGGGLIVLSMAIVGDIVSPRERGKYQGLFGAVFGTTSVLGPLLGGFFTEHLSWRWVFYINLPIGVVALCVIATVLHIPARPTRHTIDYLGTFLIASVATCLVLVASLGGTTWGWGSPQIISLAVLGAVLLVLFVLVERRAVEPVLPLKLFHIRTFSLVAVISFVVGFAMFGAMTYLPTFLQIVQGVTPTMSGVHMLPMVLGLLIASTASGQIVSRTGRWKVFPIAGTGITAIGLLLLHRLTEFSSTWEMSAYFFVFGTGLGLVMQVLVLVVQNSVPYEDLGVATSGATFFRSIGASFGVAIFGTIFTSRLERKLTAALRGQDVPPGARAGDLAADPRTIAELPAGLRASALHAFASSITDVFLYAVPVVLVAFITAWFLKEDRLRGSVTAPEPSQTLASNPVQRSSHEEVARALSVLGSREGRRHVYEKITQRAGYDLLPASSWLLLRIRRHGTVEPGALADTTPVPLTVITDASRQLEERELAHREGVQLLLTEKGLETAVRLAKAREESLADLLGDWWGPDRPTDLVQLVEELNAELCGSDGERPHGPGPRGDHRAP; this is translated from the coding sequence ATGGCTCAGGAAGTGAGCACCACACCCACGAGCCCGGCGCCCGGTGAAGGCCAGAACCGCCGGCAGGTGCTGGTCGCCATCGGCGCGCTCCTGCTCGGTCTGCTGCTGGCCGCACTCGACCAGACCATCGTCTCCACCGCCCTGCCCACGATCGTCAGCGAACTCGGCGGCCTCGACCACCTCTCCTGGGTGGTCACCGCCTACATGCTCGCCTCCACAGCGGCCACCCCGCTGTGGGGCAAGCTGGGCGACCAGTACGGTCGCAAGAAGCTGTTCCAGTCGGCGATCGTCATCTTCCTCATCGGCTCGGCGCTCTGCGGCGTGGCCCAGAACATGGCCCAGCTCATCGGCTTCCGCGCACTCCAGGGCCTGGGCGGCGGCGGGCTGATAGTCCTCTCGATGGCGATCGTCGGCGACATCGTCTCGCCCCGCGAACGCGGCAAGTACCAAGGACTGTTCGGTGCGGTCTTCGGCACCACCAGCGTGCTCGGCCCCCTCCTCGGCGGATTCTTCACCGAGCACCTCAGCTGGCGTTGGGTCTTCTACATCAATCTGCCCATCGGAGTGGTGGCACTCTGCGTCATCGCCACCGTGCTCCACATCCCCGCGCGCCCCACCCGGCACACCATCGACTACCTGGGCACCTTCCTCATCGCCTCGGTCGCCACCTGTCTGGTCCTCGTCGCCTCACTCGGCGGCACTACCTGGGGCTGGGGCTCTCCGCAGATCATCTCGCTCGCCGTACTCGGAGCCGTGCTCCTCGTCCTGTTCGTCCTGGTGGAGCGCAGGGCCGTGGAGCCCGTGCTCCCGCTGAAGCTGTTCCACATCCGCACCTTCAGCCTGGTCGCGGTCATCAGCTTCGTGGTGGGCTTCGCCATGTTCGGCGCGATGACCTATCTACCGACGTTCCTCCAGATCGTGCAGGGCGTCACCCCCACCATGTCCGGCGTCCATATGCTGCCCATGGTGCTGGGACTGCTGATCGCCTCCACCGCCTCCGGGCAGATCGTCAGCCGCACCGGACGCTGGAAGGTCTTCCCCATCGCCGGCACCGGCATCACCGCGATCGGGCTGCTGCTGTTGCACCGGCTCACCGAGTTCAGCTCCACCTGGGAGATGAGCGCGTACTTCTTCGTCTTCGGCACCGGCCTCGGCCTGGTCATGCAGGTACTGGTCCTGGTGGTGCAGAACTCCGTGCCCTACGAGGACCTGGGGGTTGCCACCTCCGGTGCCACCTTCTTCCGCTCCATCGGCGCGTCCTTCGGTGTGGCCATCTTCGGCACGATCTTCACCAGCAGGCTCGAACGCAAGCTCACCGCAGCCCTGCGCGGCCAGGACGTACCGCCGGGCGCCCGGGCCGGTGACCTGGCCGCCGACCCCCGTACCATCGCCGAACTCCCCGCCGGGTTGCGCGCATCGGCGCTACACGCCTTCGCGTCCTCCATCACCGACGTCTTCCTCTACGCGGTGCCGGTCGTCCTCGTCGCCTTCATCACCGCCTGGTTCCTCAAGGAGGACCGGCTTCGCGGCTCGGTCACCGCCCCGGAACCCAGCCAGACCCTCGCCTCCAACCCCGTACAGCGCTCGTCCCACGAGGAGGTCGCCCGGGCCCTGTCCGTGCTCGGCTCCCGAGAGGGCAGACGCCATGTGTACGAGAAGATCACCCAACGCGCGGGCTATGACCTGCTGCCCGCCTCCAGTTGGCTGCTGCTGCGCATCCGCCGCCACGGAACCGTCGAACCGGGCGCACTCGCCGACACCACCCCCGTACCGCTGACCGTGATCACCGATGCCTCCCGCCAGTTGGAGGAACGCGAACTCGCCCATCGGGAAGGCGTACAACTGCTGCTCACCGAGAAGGGGTTGGAGACGGCCGTACGTCTAGCGAAGGCCCGCGAAGAGTCCTTGGCCGACCTGCTGGGGGACTGGTGGGGGCCCGATCGCCCCACCGACCTGGTGCAACTGGTCGAGGAGTTGAACGCCGAACTCTGCGGATCGGACGGGGAACGCCCCCACGGCCCGGGCCCGAGGGGCGACCACCGCGCACCCTGA
- a CDS encoding DUF3291 domain-containing protein, translating into MPALPWVKPHPARPGTVAYVMASRFEVRSLKDVPRFLLKTVAAWQQVRKAPGALGVSLDAHPFQRVFCTLSAWEDRDALYTFAQTEPHRGVMSAIRPVMRTSTFTFWDAPVADLPIDWADARRRLDEQAASDARA; encoded by the coding sequence GTGCCCGCTCTCCCCTGGGTGAAGCCCCATCCGGCCCGACCCGGCACCGTCGCCTACGTCATGGCCTCGCGCTTCGAAGTACGGTCGCTGAAGGACGTGCCGCGCTTCCTCCTGAAGACCGTGGCCGCCTGGCAGCAGGTGCGCAAAGCGCCCGGCGCGCTCGGCGTCTCCTTGGACGCCCACCCGTTCCAGCGGGTCTTCTGCACCCTCTCTGCCTGGGAGGACCGCGATGCGCTTTACACCTTCGCGCAGACCGAACCACACCGCGGCGTGATGAGCGCCATCCGGCCGGTGATGCGGACGTCGACGTTCACCTTCTGGGATGCCCCGGTGGCGGATCTGCCCATCGACTGGGCGGACGCCAGAAGACGACTCGACGAGCAGGCGGCATCCGACGCCCGCGCCTAG
- a CDS encoding tetratricopeptide repeat protein gives MSPEPRLPDALHQEVHAAGGFAYGAIGADIHVFGDGMPVYLLHIHRPPNPAQDSAWLREPPSRMLGADAAVVEFTGRQEALTALDDWCGGPPGLRVRWLHGAGGQGKTRLAHELAGLRGTRGWLVVDAVHAADTEPPDAGSQDLRVSGHPGVVLLVDYADRWPLAHLNWLLTNALLEADVPVRVLLIARSADAWPALRAKLARRDRNGRPAATSDQLLRPLRTEGDDRAAMFRAARSGFARHYPALPDPDAIPPPLGLDHPDFGLTLSVHMAALVAVDARAHHRSTPDDLIGLTTYLLDREHENWAQRHENRAAEEGHRISTTTMARAVFTAVLTGPVRRERAGSLLPELLFTEPAETVLADHAACYPPSVPGDTHVLHPLLPDRLAEDFLALSLPGSPVTGHPTDLWTVTAVHTVLRRRAGQPPPYTPRALSFLTAAAERWPHIGDKVLFPLLRRDPELAVRAGSAVLTSLATMERLDPDVVRSIGLETLLKPTDDALVDATADFTERAVEQLLSEAPDEVGEAALIAGLSFSRGRAGRTTDALTAAEEAVTRFRKLAAADPSYRTMLAAVLLQSGELLARVPRPAEAIARCEDSVRRYRTLAADDPALLPQLAAALAGLGDVLQRGGQLGLALAVTEEAEGVHESLREVDLLAFVKAAPQHAELTHQRALLLAEHGNHQEALAAAEHTVGNLRQLVPFDPKARTPRLATALITLGGRLRQVGRITEAAEVIEEAVGLYRPLAAARPQLRPELATAVHELGSLLAKARRTADAEPFLTEALEHHRRLAESDPAQWLPYVAKALHDLRALTARDKVAWGSRGEIDRLARQLRRRRDRSGLWELALAVPVSDAARITRRLPRRWSPKDPAAQPLATALRTARSRSLAGAAQSLGQRAVVSTHDPIRSARQLSFAPTGPLLTLLTAPDAGTERLHLLDTSTGRRTLLYEGPAGHGSFSTLPSGEVVAIRTPWSGRSRSRAVQAPGYGPWELVQYGAGRTERLGSGPLLDGARAVVIDAGYVIGLRSRSGALLGHPGAPLRRVSLEPFGLGRGDVVAADPTGTRLAFADGPLVVLTDSALTTALARGTAPPDHGNVEELVFVSSDELVSVGDRGSVFLWQVMDGRLLMVAAAENAPRLRHLFAVPSWRTVGGWAPRERRAHCYDTATLTPRGLPRPSDHPPLAVAASSDGRRLAYATGGGLRRRSRGASLAVHDLLHPAAVWERPLAALSTAELEPSWGAVQSLPSEQRDLLLLTRAAVEYRSTPRTSG, from the coding sequence GTGAGCCCGGAACCCCGGCTTCCAGACGCTCTCCACCAGGAAGTCCACGCCGCAGGCGGCTTCGCCTACGGAGCGATCGGCGCCGACATCCATGTCTTCGGCGACGGAATGCCCGTCTATCTGCTCCACATCCATCGACCGCCGAACCCCGCACAGGACTCCGCCTGGCTCCGGGAGCCGCCCAGTCGGATGCTCGGCGCCGATGCCGCGGTCGTCGAGTTCACCGGCCGCCAGGAGGCACTGACCGCACTCGACGACTGGTGCGGCGGACCACCCGGGCTGCGCGTGCGCTGGCTCCATGGCGCGGGCGGTCAGGGCAAGACCCGGCTCGCCCATGAGCTCGCCGGCCTTCGTGGCACCCGGGGTTGGCTGGTGGTCGACGCCGTCCATGCCGCGGACACCGAGCCGCCGGACGCCGGCAGCCAGGACCTCCGTGTCTCCGGCCACCCCGGTGTTGTGCTCCTGGTGGACTACGCGGACCGCTGGCCCCTGGCCCATCTGAACTGGTTGCTGACGAACGCGCTACTGGAGGCGGACGTACCCGTACGGGTGCTGCTGATCGCGCGCTCGGCCGACGCCTGGCCCGCGCTCCGCGCCAAACTGGCCCGACGGGACCGCAACGGTAGGCCGGCAGCCACATCGGACCAACTACTCCGCCCGCTCCGGACCGAAGGCGACGACCGGGCGGCCATGTTCCGAGCGGCCCGCAGCGGCTTCGCCCGGCACTACCCCGCCCTTCCCGACCCGGACGCGATCCCCCCGCCCCTGGGACTCGACCATCCGGACTTCGGGCTGACGCTGAGCGTCCACATGGCGGCACTCGTCGCCGTGGACGCCCGTGCCCACCACCGCAGCACCCCCGACGACCTCATCGGGCTCACCACCTATCTCTTGGACCGGGAACACGAGAACTGGGCCCAGCGCCACGAGAACCGCGCAGCGGAGGAAGGGCACCGCATCTCGACGACCACCATGGCGAGGGCCGTGTTCACCGCCGTACTCACCGGCCCCGTACGCAGGGAACGAGCCGGGAGCCTGCTGCCGGAACTGCTGTTCACCGAGCCCGCCGAAACCGTCCTCGCCGACCATGCCGCCTGCTACCCGCCGTCCGTGCCGGGCGACACCCATGTACTGCACCCGCTGCTCCCCGACCGGCTGGCCGAGGACTTCCTCGCCCTCTCCTTACCCGGCAGCCCCGTCACCGGCCACCCCACCGACCTGTGGACGGTCACGGCCGTGCACACCGTGCTTCGACGTCGGGCAGGGCAGCCACCGCCCTACACACCCCGTGCGCTCTCCTTCCTGACGGCCGCGGCCGAACGCTGGCCGCACATCGGGGACAAGGTGCTGTTCCCCCTGCTGCGCCGCGATCCGGAACTGGCCGTCAGGGCCGGCAGCGCCGTACTGACCTCACTGGCGACCATGGAACGGCTCGATCCGGACGTGGTGCGGTCCATCGGCCTGGAAACCCTGCTGAAGCCGACCGATGACGCCCTCGTCGATGCAACCGCCGACTTCACCGAGCGCGCCGTCGAGCAACTCCTGTCCGAGGCCCCGGACGAAGTGGGGGAAGCGGCCCTGATCGCCGGTCTCAGCTTCAGCCGCGGACGGGCCGGTCGCACCACGGACGCACTGACCGCTGCCGAGGAGGCGGTCACCCGCTTCCGCAAACTGGCGGCGGCCGACCCCTCGTACCGCACCATGCTGGCGGCGGTGCTCCTCCAGAGCGGAGAGCTGCTGGCCCGCGTGCCCCGCCCCGCTGAGGCGATCGCCCGCTGCGAGGACTCCGTACGGCGCTACCGGACGCTCGCCGCCGACGATCCCGCGCTGCTGCCCCAACTGGCCGCGGCCCTCGCCGGGCTCGGCGATGTGCTTCAGCGCGGCGGCCAGTTGGGGCTGGCCCTGGCGGTGACCGAGGAAGCGGAGGGCGTCCATGAGTCTCTGCGCGAAGTCGACCTCCTCGCCTTCGTGAAAGCGGCACCCCAACACGCGGAACTCACCCATCAACGCGCCCTGCTGCTCGCGGAGCACGGCAATCATCAGGAAGCCCTGGCAGCCGCCGAACACACCGTGGGCAATCTGCGGCAACTGGTGCCCTTCGACCCGAAGGCCCGTACGCCCCGACTGGCCACCGCCCTGATCACCCTCGGCGGACGCTTGCGTCAGGTCGGGCGCATCACGGAGGCCGCTGAGGTCATCGAGGAAGCGGTCGGCCTCTACCGGCCCCTGGCTGCCGCCCGCCCGCAGCTGCGGCCCGAACTCGCCACCGCCGTGCACGAACTCGGCTCACTGCTCGCGAAGGCCCGACGCACGGCGGACGCCGAGCCCTTCTTGACGGAGGCCCTGGAACACCACCGAAGACTCGCCGAGTCAGACCCCGCGCAGTGGCTGCCGTACGTGGCCAAGGCCCTCCACGACCTGCGGGCCCTCACCGCACGGGACAAGGTCGCCTGGGGCAGCCGGGGCGAGATCGATCGGCTGGCACGGCAGCTGCGCCGCCGACGCGACCGGTCCGGCCTGTGGGAGCTCGCCCTCGCCGTGCCCGTCAGCGACGCGGCCCGCATCACCCGCCGACTCCCCCGCCGCTGGAGCCCCAAGGACCCGGCGGCGCAACCGCTCGCCACCGCGCTGCGCACCGCCCGGTCCCGCTCACTGGCCGGGGCGGCGCAGTCACTCGGCCAGAGGGCCGTCGTGAGCACCCACGATCCGATCCGCAGCGCCCGACAGCTCTCCTTCGCCCCGACGGGCCCGCTGTTGACCCTGCTCACCGCCCCGGATGCCGGCACCGAACGCCTGCACCTGCTCGACACCAGTACGGGACGGCGCACCCTGCTGTACGAGGGCCCGGCCGGCCACGGCTCGTTCAGCACACTGCCGTCCGGCGAGGTGGTGGCGATTCGCACCCCCTGGTCCGGACGGTCCAGGTCCAGGGCGGTGCAAGCCCCCGGGTACGGCCCATGGGAACTCGTGCAGTACGGGGCCGGCCGCACCGAACGGCTGGGCAGCGGACCGCTCCTGGACGGAGCGCGCGCCGTGGTGATCGACGCCGGCTATGTGATCGGTCTGCGTTCCCGCTCCGGGGCGCTGCTGGGTCATCCCGGCGCGCCCCTGCGCAGGGTCTCCCTGGAGCCGTTCGGGCTGGGCCGCGGCGATGTCGTGGCAGCGGACCCGACCGGGACCCGACTCGCCTTTGCGGACGGCCCGTTGGTGGTGCTCACCGACTCGGCCCTGACCACGGCGCTGGCCCGCGGGACGGCGCCTCCCGACCATGGAAATGTGGAGGAGCTGGTGTTCGTCTCCAGCGATGAACTGGTCTCCGTGGGAGATCGCGGCAGCGTATTCCTGTGGCAGGTGATGGACGGGAGGCTGCTGATGGTCGCCGCGGCGGAGAACGCACCACGACTGCGGCACCTGTTCGCCGTTCCGTCCTGGCGCACGGTCGGGGGTTGGGCACCGCGCGAGCGGCGCGCCCACTGCTACGACACCGCGACCTTGACACCACGGGGCCTACCACGGCCGAGCGACCACCCCCCGCTGGCCGTCGCCGCCTCGTCCGACGGCCGGCGTCTCGCCTACGCCACCGGGGGCGGCCTCCGGCGCAGGAGCAGGGGTGCATCGCTCGCCGTGCACGACCTGCTGCACCCGGCCGCCGTCTGGGAACGGCCGCTGGCCGCGCTCAGCACCGCTGAGCTCGAACCGTCCTGGGGCGCCGTACAGTCGCTGCCGTCCGAGCAGCGCGATCTGCTGCTCCTCACCCGTGCGGCGGTGGAGTACCGAAGCACCCCGCGGACATCGGGATGA
- a CDS encoding RNA-guided endonuclease InsQ/TnpB family protein has protein sequence MIRAYKFLMRPTVGQAAALGEMLRDHCSLYNGALQERRDAYRHSSKTSIKYGQQSAQLKDIRVFDPERQGRWSFSSQQATLRRLDKAFAAFFRRVKAGQTPGYPRFRGVDWFDTVDFPKDGDGCRWDSTPHDLVTRVRFQGVGHVKVNQHRAVVGKVKTVSVKREGRKWFVVLTAEQAQPEPLPKTGSVVGIDMGIASFLTTSNGEHVANPRHARKATAKLEAAQQALSRCKRGSKRRRKAVAKVSTLHRKVRRQRLDHAHKTALGLVREHDLIAHEDLKIRNMVKAPAPKPDPETPGGFLPNGAAAKAGLNRSISDAGWGVFLTILHAKAESAGREVIAVDPHNTSRTCPECGHVAAENRPTQEKFHCVSCGHSAHADTVGAQNVLRAGLVRRDANPA, from the coding sequence ATGATCCGTGCGTACAAGTTCCTCATGCGGCCCACCGTGGGCCAGGCCGCCGCGCTCGGCGAGATGCTGCGTGACCACTGCTCGCTCTACAACGGGGCGTTGCAGGAACGGCGTGACGCCTACCGGCACAGCTCGAAGACGAGCATCAAGTACGGGCAGCAGTCCGCCCAGCTCAAGGACATCCGAGTCTTCGACCCGGAACGCCAGGGGCGTTGGTCGTTCTCCTCGCAGCAGGCCACGCTTCGCCGTCTCGACAAGGCGTTCGCCGCGTTCTTCCGGCGCGTCAAGGCCGGGCAGACGCCCGGCTACCCGCGCTTCCGGGGCGTGGACTGGTTCGACACGGTGGACTTCCCCAAGGACGGCGACGGCTGCCGGTGGGACTCCACCCCGCACGACCTGGTCACCCGTGTCCGCTTCCAGGGCGTCGGCCACGTCAAGGTCAATCAGCATCGCGCCGTGGTCGGCAAGGTCAAGACCGTGTCGGTCAAGCGCGAGGGCCGTAAGTGGTTCGTCGTGCTGACCGCCGAGCAGGCCCAGCCCGAGCCGCTTCCCAAGACCGGGTCCGTGGTCGGCATCGACATGGGCATCGCCTCTTTTCTCACCACGTCCAACGGCGAGCACGTCGCCAACCCGCGTCACGCCCGGAAGGCCACCGCGAAGCTCGAAGCCGCACAGCAGGCTCTCAGCCGGTGTAAGCGCGGGTCGAAGCGCCGCCGCAAGGCTGTCGCCAAGGTCTCCACCCTGCACCGCAAGGTGCGCCGCCAGCGCCTCGACCACGCGCACAAGACCGCGCTCGGCCTGGTCCGCGAGCACGACCTGATAGCGCACGAAGACCTCAAGATCCGCAACATGGTCAAGGCCCCCGCCCCGAAGCCCGACCCCGAGACGCCGGGCGGCTTCCTGCCCAACGGGGCCGCTGCCAAGGCCGGGCTCAACCGTTCGATCTCGGATGCCGGATGGGGGGTGTTTCTGACGATCCTGCACGCCAAGGCTGAAAGCGCCGGACGGGAAGTGATCGCCGTGGACCCCCACAACACCTCCCGGACCTGCCCCGAATGCGGGCACGTCGCAGCGGAGAACCGGCCCACCCAGGAGAAGTTCCACTGCGTCTCGTGCGGCCACAGCGCGCACGCGGACACGGTGGGCGCCCAGAACGTTCTACGGGCCGGGCTGGTCCGTCGCGACGCCAACCCGGCATAG
- a CDS encoding tetratricopeptide repeat protein has product MSTAAAPDRDDDEPLTLTPELLGGHVRSLAAAERERGPYDPEALRRKGVLAALVHAAGLAGEPDGPLLRKAIEQYRELHSRRRLVFGSHHADTLSTCHDLGSALLDANRPHEAQQTLAQALAGRESVLGAEAPESCTTRFRLAEALLATGEAQQAIALLKQTVRVDERSLPLGDEDRRARRAALFWASYRADLHGESIELAAGMLRETEQLYGPDHLEWFVWADNLANAHHEAGDPAAAIPWYERALHGLSGIFGPEDARTLLRCRNLAVARQETGDLSSAIELVREARLSWQHMQGPRGEDTLNTRSHLAELLFRAGRHEEAAIELSALVDDLTEAAGSKHPALPELRARMRDARRLAGIARTTAAGS; this is encoded by the coding sequence ATGAGCACAGCGGCGGCGCCCGACCGCGACGATGACGAACCCCTCACCCTCACCCCCGAACTCCTCGGTGGCCATGTGCGGTCGTTGGCAGCCGCCGAGCGGGAACGGGGACCGTACGACCCTGAAGCGCTGCGCCGCAAAGGAGTCCTGGCCGCCCTCGTGCACGCTGCCGGTCTGGCGGGAGAGCCCGACGGGCCGCTGTTGCGCAAGGCCATCGAGCAGTACCGGGAACTCCACTCACGTCGTCGTCTGGTGTTCGGCAGCCATCATGCGGACACCCTGTCCACCTGCCATGACCTCGGCTCGGCGTTGCTGGACGCGAACCGTCCCCACGAGGCACAGCAGACGCTCGCACAGGCGCTGGCCGGGCGGGAGTCCGTCTTGGGCGCCGAAGCCCCGGAGTCCTGTACCACCCGGTTTCGGCTGGCCGAGGCGCTGCTCGCCACCGGTGAGGCGCAGCAGGCCATCGCCCTGCTGAAGCAGACCGTCCGGGTGGACGAGCGCAGTCTGCCGCTGGGGGACGAGGACCGGCGCGCACGGCGGGCCGCTCTGTTCTGGGCTTCGTACCGGGCCGACCTCCACGGGGAGTCGATCGAGTTGGCAGCCGGAATGCTGCGGGAGACCGAGCAGTTGTACGGGCCCGACCATCTGGAGTGGTTCGTCTGGGCGGACAACCTCGCGAACGCCCACCACGAGGCGGGCGACCCGGCCGCGGCGATCCCCTGGTACGAACGGGCGCTGCACGGCCTGTCGGGGATCTTCGGCCCCGAGGACGCGAGAACCCTGCTCCGATGCCGCAATCTGGCGGTCGCGAGGCAGGAGACCGGCGATCTGAGCTCGGCGATCGAGCTGGTCCGCGAGGCACGGCTGAGCTGGCAGCACATGCAGGGACCGCGGGGCGAGGACACGCTCAACACCCGCAGCCACCTCGCGGAACTGCTGTTCAGGGCCGGGCGCCATGAGGAGGCGGCGATCGAACTGTCCGCTCTCGTCGACGATCTCACCGAAGCGGCCGGCTCGAAGCACCCGGCCCTGCCGGAACTGCGCGCCCGGATGCGGGATGCCCGCAGACTCGCGGGCATCGCCCGGACGACGGCAGCCGGTAGTTAG
- a CDS encoding GNAT family N-acetyltransferase, with the protein MTSWSFTAEAFDSPAASSLRHDYYAEVAGRYWQRPATPAEMAEGLSGDGVELLVPPTGQFMVGRLGRVAAACGGVQMLDAERAELTRVYLRPAYRGRQGGRLLLAALEEEARALGARRMVLNTRLDLVEARRLYLRQSYREIPAYCTGPYMDVWYGKEL; encoded by the coding sequence ATGACGTCTTGGTCCTTCACCGCCGAAGCTTTTGACTCGCCCGCCGCCAGCAGCCTGCGCCACGACTACTACGCAGAGGTCGCAGGTCGCTACTGGCAGCGGCCGGCGACCCCTGCGGAGATGGCCGAAGGGCTCAGCGGAGACGGTGTCGAACTGCTCGTCCCGCCCACCGGGCAGTTCATGGTGGGACGGTTGGGGCGGGTCGCGGCGGCCTGTGGCGGTGTGCAGATGCTGGATGCCGAGCGGGCCGAGCTCACCCGGGTCTATCTGCGGCCCGCGTACCGCGGCCGGCAGGGTGGGCGGCTGCTGCTGGCGGCGTTGGAGGAGGAGGCCCGCGCGCTCGGTGCGCGGCGCATGGTCCTCAACACCCGGCTCGACCTCGTCGAGGCGCGACGCCTCTACCTCCGACAGAGCTACCGGGAGATACCCGCGTACTGCACCGGCCCCTACATGGACGTCTGGTACGGCAAGGAGCTGTGA